From Melopsittacus undulatus isolate bMelUnd1 chromosome 19, bMelUnd1.mat.Z, whole genome shotgun sequence, a single genomic window includes:
- the LOC115946211 gene encoding perilipin-3-like isoform X1, with product MSSESSVPREDGQELKQSVVSRVASLALVSCACGAVSTAYSSTKESHPYVRSVCDAAEKGVKTLTAAAVSGAQPILTKLEPQLSTANEYACKGLDKLEEKLPILQQPPQRVTSALGDAGGAGAGLGAGAWRPCAVPSQVVAGTRALVSCTVGLARGAVQGGVARTCSALSTVAESRVGQILATGVDTMLGKSEELVERYLPGTDEELAPTGTEVAALGQQRRWQSYFIRVGSLSAKLRHRALRRSLGELQRAQHRARHVLAQLHRAFELIEQMRQGTDGPLYGTRQRLHRMWLEWSQQEAVPMEESEVEARTLAMLRGLLHQLHAACTRVAASIRGLPSSVQETTGHVRHGVEGIQRSLSRARSLHDLSELVVAQSRETMLRAQLSIDEMLEHVGEHAPLPWLVGPFAPALVEYPEDAPLEMAKWEGCDTVEGTHHIHTAPQHKQR from the exons atGTCATCCGAGAGCTCCGTGCCACGCGAGGATGGGCAGGAGCTGAAG cagaGCGTGGTGAGCCGGGTGGCCAGCCTGGCCCTGGTGAGCTGTGCCTGCGGTGCCGTGTCCACGGCTTACAGCTCCACCAAGGAGAGCCACCCCTATGTGCGCTCCGTCTGTGATGCTGCCGAGAAGGGGGTGAAGACGCTGACGGCGGCGGCGGTCAGTGGGGCACAGCCCATCCTCACCAAGCTGGAGCCGCAGT TGTCCACAGCCAATGAATACGCCTGCAAAGGGCTGGACAAGCTGGAGGAGAAGCTGcccatcctgcagcagcccccGCAGAGGGTAACGTCTGCCCTGGGTGATGCGGGGGGGGCTGGCGCTGGGCTGGGGGCTGGCGCTTGGCgtccctgtgctgtcccctcccAGGTGGTGGCAGGGACGCGGGCGCTGGTGTCCTGCACCGTGGGGCTGGCACGTGGAGCGGTGCAGGGCGGCGTGGCCAGGACCTGCTCGGCGCTCAGCACCGTGGCTGAGTCCCGCGTGGGCCAGATCCTGGCCACGGGGGTGGACACGATGCTGGGCAAGTcagaggagctggtggagcGATACCTGCCCGGGACGGACGAGGAGCTGG caccGACGGGCACAGAGGTGGCAGCGCTGGGGCAGCAGAGGAGGTGGCAGAGCTACTTCATCCGTGTGGGCTCGCTCTCGGCCAAGCTGCGGCACCGGGCGCTGCGGCGCTCGCTGGGGGAGCTGCAGCgggcacagcacagagcccGGCACGTCCTGGCCCAGCTGCACCGCGCCTTCGAGCTG ATCGAGCAGATGCGGCAGGGCACGGACGGACCCCTGTATGGCACCCGGCAGCGGCTCCACCGCATGTGGCTGGAGTGGAGCCAGCAGGAGGCTGTGCCCATGGAGGAGAGCGAG GTGGAGGCACGGACCCTGGCCATGCTGCGGGGgctcctgcaccagctccacGCTGCCTGCACCCGTGTGGCCGCCAGCATCCGGGGCCTGCCCAGCAGCGTGCAGGAGACAACGGGACACGTCCGGCATGGTGTGGAGGGCATCCAAAGGTCCCTGTCCCGCGCCCGCTCCCTCCATGACCTGTCAGAGCTGGTggtggcacagagcagggagaCGATGCTGCGGGCGCAGCTGAGCATCGACGAGATGCTGGAGCACGTGGGGGAGCATGCGCCCCTGCCCTGGCTCGTGGGGCCCTTCGCCCCAGCCCTGGTCGAGTACCCAGAGGATGCCCCCTTGGAGATGGCCAAGTGGGAGGGTTGTGACACGGTGGAGGGGACGCACCACATCCACACCGCACCACAGCACAAACAGCGCTGA
- the LOC115946211 gene encoding perilipin-3-like isoform X2 — MSSESSVPREDGQELKSVVSRVASLALVSCACGAVSTAYSSTKESHPYVRSVCDAAEKGVKTLTAAAVSGAQPILTKLEPQLSTANEYACKGLDKLEEKLPILQQPPQRVTSALGDAGGAGAGLGAGAWRPCAVPSQVVAGTRALVSCTVGLARGAVQGGVARTCSALSTVAESRVGQILATGVDTMLGKSEELVERYLPGTDEELAPTGTEVAALGQQRRWQSYFIRVGSLSAKLRHRALRRSLGELQRAQHRARHVLAQLHRAFELIEQMRQGTDGPLYGTRQRLHRMWLEWSQQEAVPMEESEVEARTLAMLRGLLHQLHAACTRVAASIRGLPSSVQETTGHVRHGVEGIQRSLSRARSLHDLSELVVAQSRETMLRAQLSIDEMLEHVGEHAPLPWLVGPFAPALVEYPEDAPLEMAKWEGCDTVEGTHHIHTAPQHKQR, encoded by the exons atGTCATCCGAGAGCTCCGTGCCACGCGAGGATGGGCAGGAGCTGAAG aGCGTGGTGAGCCGGGTGGCCAGCCTGGCCCTGGTGAGCTGTGCCTGCGGTGCCGTGTCCACGGCTTACAGCTCCACCAAGGAGAGCCACCCCTATGTGCGCTCCGTCTGTGATGCTGCCGAGAAGGGGGTGAAGACGCTGACGGCGGCGGCGGTCAGTGGGGCACAGCCCATCCTCACCAAGCTGGAGCCGCAGT TGTCCACAGCCAATGAATACGCCTGCAAAGGGCTGGACAAGCTGGAGGAGAAGCTGcccatcctgcagcagcccccGCAGAGGGTAACGTCTGCCCTGGGTGATGCGGGGGGGGCTGGCGCTGGGCTGGGGGCTGGCGCTTGGCgtccctgtgctgtcccctcccAGGTGGTGGCAGGGACGCGGGCGCTGGTGTCCTGCACCGTGGGGCTGGCACGTGGAGCGGTGCAGGGCGGCGTGGCCAGGACCTGCTCGGCGCTCAGCACCGTGGCTGAGTCCCGCGTGGGCCAGATCCTGGCCACGGGGGTGGACACGATGCTGGGCAAGTcagaggagctggtggagcGATACCTGCCCGGGACGGACGAGGAGCTGG caccGACGGGCACAGAGGTGGCAGCGCTGGGGCAGCAGAGGAGGTGGCAGAGCTACTTCATCCGTGTGGGCTCGCTCTCGGCCAAGCTGCGGCACCGGGCGCTGCGGCGCTCGCTGGGGGAGCTGCAGCgggcacagcacagagcccGGCACGTCCTGGCCCAGCTGCACCGCGCCTTCGAGCTG ATCGAGCAGATGCGGCAGGGCACGGACGGACCCCTGTATGGCACCCGGCAGCGGCTCCACCGCATGTGGCTGGAGTGGAGCCAGCAGGAGGCTGTGCCCATGGAGGAGAGCGAG GTGGAGGCACGGACCCTGGCCATGCTGCGGGGgctcctgcaccagctccacGCTGCCTGCACCCGTGTGGCCGCCAGCATCCGGGGCCTGCCCAGCAGCGTGCAGGAGACAACGGGACACGTCCGGCATGGTGTGGAGGGCATCCAAAGGTCCCTGTCCCGCGCCCGCTCCCTCCATGACCTGTCAGAGCTGGTggtggcacagagcagggagaCGATGCTGCGGGCGCAGCTGAGCATCGACGAGATGCTGGAGCACGTGGGGGAGCATGCGCCCCTGCCCTGGCTCGTGGGGCCCTTCGCCCCAGCCCTGGTCGAGTACCCAGAGGATGCCCCCTTGGAGATGGCCAAGTGGGAGGGTTGTGACACGGTGGAGGGGACGCACCACATCCACACCGCACCACAGCACAAACAGCGCTGA
- the LOC115946211 gene encoding perilipin-3-like isoform X3 → MSSESSVPREDGQELKQSVVSRVASLALVSCACGAVSTAYSSTKESHPYVRSVCDAAEKGVKTLTAAAVSGAQPILTKLEPQLSTANEYACKGLDKLEEKLPILQQPPQRVVAGTRALVSCTVGLARGAVQGGVARTCSALSTVAESRVGQILATGVDTMLGKSEELVERYLPGTDEELAPTGTEVAALGQQRRWQSYFIRVGSLSAKLRHRALRRSLGELQRAQHRARHVLAQLHRAFELIEQMRQGTDGPLYGTRQRLHRMWLEWSQQEAVPMEESEVEARTLAMLRGLLHQLHAACTRVAASIRGLPSSVQETTGHVRHGVEGIQRSLSRARSLHDLSELVVAQSRETMLRAQLSIDEMLEHVGEHAPLPWLVGPFAPALVEYPEDAPLEMAKWEGCDTVEGTHHIHTAPQHKQR, encoded by the exons atGTCATCCGAGAGCTCCGTGCCACGCGAGGATGGGCAGGAGCTGAAG cagaGCGTGGTGAGCCGGGTGGCCAGCCTGGCCCTGGTGAGCTGTGCCTGCGGTGCCGTGTCCACGGCTTACAGCTCCACCAAGGAGAGCCACCCCTATGTGCGCTCCGTCTGTGATGCTGCCGAGAAGGGGGTGAAGACGCTGACGGCGGCGGCGGTCAGTGGGGCACAGCCCATCCTCACCAAGCTGGAGCCGCAGT TGTCCACAGCCAATGAATACGCCTGCAAAGGGCTGGACAAGCTGGAGGAGAAGCTGcccatcctgcagcagcccccGCAGAGG GTGGTGGCAGGGACGCGGGCGCTGGTGTCCTGCACCGTGGGGCTGGCACGTGGAGCGGTGCAGGGCGGCGTGGCCAGGACCTGCTCGGCGCTCAGCACCGTGGCTGAGTCCCGCGTGGGCCAGATCCTGGCCACGGGGGTGGACACGATGCTGGGCAAGTcagaggagctggtggagcGATACCTGCCCGGGACGGACGAGGAGCTGG caccGACGGGCACAGAGGTGGCAGCGCTGGGGCAGCAGAGGAGGTGGCAGAGCTACTTCATCCGTGTGGGCTCGCTCTCGGCCAAGCTGCGGCACCGGGCGCTGCGGCGCTCGCTGGGGGAGCTGCAGCgggcacagcacagagcccGGCACGTCCTGGCCCAGCTGCACCGCGCCTTCGAGCTG ATCGAGCAGATGCGGCAGGGCACGGACGGACCCCTGTATGGCACCCGGCAGCGGCTCCACCGCATGTGGCTGGAGTGGAGCCAGCAGGAGGCTGTGCCCATGGAGGAGAGCGAG GTGGAGGCACGGACCCTGGCCATGCTGCGGGGgctcctgcaccagctccacGCTGCCTGCACCCGTGTGGCCGCCAGCATCCGGGGCCTGCCCAGCAGCGTGCAGGAGACAACGGGACACGTCCGGCATGGTGTGGAGGGCATCCAAAGGTCCCTGTCCCGCGCCCGCTCCCTCCATGACCTGTCAGAGCTGGTggtggcacagagcagggagaCGATGCTGCGGGCGCAGCTGAGCATCGACGAGATGCTGGAGCACGTGGGGGAGCATGCGCCCCTGCCCTGGCTCGTGGGGCCCTTCGCCCCAGCCCTGGTCGAGTACCCAGAGGATGCCCCCTTGGAGATGGCCAAGTGGGAGGGTTGTGACACGGTGGAGGGGACGCACCACATCCACACCGCACCACAGCACAAACAGCGCTGA